The following are from one region of the Equus przewalskii isolate Varuska chromosome 21, EquPr2, whole genome shotgun sequence genome:
- the B4GALT5 gene encoding beta-1,4-galactosyltransferase 5 isoform X1, whose translation MNEVNTYLFMMQAQGILIRDNMRTIGAQVYEQVVRSAYAKRNSSVNDSDYPLDLNHSETFLQTTTFLPEDFTYFANHTCPERLPSMKGPIDINMSEIGMDYVHELFSKDPTLELGGHWKPSDCMPRWKVAILIPFRNRHEHLPVLLRHLIPMLQRQRLRFAFYVIEQVGTQPFNRAMLFNVGFQEAMKDLDWDCLVFHDVDHIPESDRNYYGCGQMPRHFATKLDKYMYLLPYTEFFGGVSGLTVEQFRKINGFPNAFWGWGGEDDDLWNRVQNAGYSVSRPEGDTGKYKSIPHHHRGEVQFLGRYALLRKSRERQPLDGLNNLNYFANITYDALYKNITVNLTPELAQVSEY comes from the exons TGAACACCTACCTCTTCATGATGCAAGCGCAAGGCATTCTGATCCGGGACAACATGAGAACGATAGGCGCTCAGGTGTATGAGCAGGTGGTTCGCAGTGCCTATGCCAAGAGGAATAGCAGCGTAAATGACTCAG ATTATCCTCTGGACTTGAACCACAGTGAAACCTTCCTACAAACCACAACTTTCCTCCCTGAAGACTTCACCTACTTTGCAAACCATACCTGCCCCGAGAGGCTCCCTTCCATGA AGGGCCCAATAGACATTAACATGAGTGAGATTGGAATGGACTACGTTCATGAACTCTTCTCCAAAGACCCGACCCTCGAGCTCGGGGGCCACTGGAAGCCTTCTGATTGCATGCCTCGGTGGAAG GTGGCGATCCTAATCCCCTTCCGGAACCGCCACGAGCACCTCCCGGTCCTGCTCAGACACCTGATCCCCATGCTTCAGCGCCAGCGCCTACGGTTCGCGTTCTACGTGATCGAGCAG GTGGGCACCCAGCCCTTTAACCGGGCCATGCTTTTCAATGTCGGTTTTCAAGAAGCCATGAAGGACTTGGACTGGGACTGCCTCGTTTTCCATGACGTGGATCATATCCCAGAAAGTGATCGTAACTATTACGGATGTGGACAGATGCCAAGGCACTTTGCAACTAAGTTGGATAAGTATATGTATCT GCTTCCTTACACGGAGTTCTTTGGCGGAGTGAGCGGCTTGACAGTGGAGCAGTTTCGGAAAATCAATGGCTTTCCTAATGCGTTCTGGGGTTGGGGCGGAGAAGATGACGACCTGTGGAACAG AGTGCAGAATGCAGGCTATTCTGTGAGCCGGCCGGAGGGCGACACGGGGAAGTACAAGTCCATTCCTCACCACCATCGAGGAGAAGTGCAGTTTCTTGGAAG GTATGCTCTGCTGAGGAAGTCCCGAGAACGGCAACCGCTGGACGGCCTCAACAACTTGAACTACTTTGCAAACATCACGTACGACGCCTTGTACAAAAACATTACTGTCAACTTGACACCCGAGCTGGCTCAGGTGAGCGAGTACTGA
- the B4GALT5 gene encoding beta-1,4-galactosyltransferase 5 isoform X2, translated as MMQAQGILIRDNMRTIGAQVYEQVVRSAYAKRNSSVNDSDYPLDLNHSETFLQTTTFLPEDFTYFANHTCPERLPSMKGPIDINMSEIGMDYVHELFSKDPTLELGGHWKPSDCMPRWKVAILIPFRNRHEHLPVLLRHLIPMLQRQRLRFAFYVIEQVGTQPFNRAMLFNVGFQEAMKDLDWDCLVFHDVDHIPESDRNYYGCGQMPRHFATKLDKYMYLLPYTEFFGGVSGLTVEQFRKINGFPNAFWGWGGEDDDLWNRVQNAGYSVSRPEGDTGKYKSIPHHHRGEVQFLGRYALLRKSRERQPLDGLNNLNYFANITYDALYKNITVNLTPELAQVSEY; from the exons ATGATGCAAGCGCAAGGCATTCTGATCCGGGACAACATGAGAACGATAGGCGCTCAGGTGTATGAGCAGGTGGTTCGCAGTGCCTATGCCAAGAGGAATAGCAGCGTAAATGACTCAG ATTATCCTCTGGACTTGAACCACAGTGAAACCTTCCTACAAACCACAACTTTCCTCCCTGAAGACTTCACCTACTTTGCAAACCATACCTGCCCCGAGAGGCTCCCTTCCATGA AGGGCCCAATAGACATTAACATGAGTGAGATTGGAATGGACTACGTTCATGAACTCTTCTCCAAAGACCCGACCCTCGAGCTCGGGGGCCACTGGAAGCCTTCTGATTGCATGCCTCGGTGGAAG GTGGCGATCCTAATCCCCTTCCGGAACCGCCACGAGCACCTCCCGGTCCTGCTCAGACACCTGATCCCCATGCTTCAGCGCCAGCGCCTACGGTTCGCGTTCTACGTGATCGAGCAG GTGGGCACCCAGCCCTTTAACCGGGCCATGCTTTTCAATGTCGGTTTTCAAGAAGCCATGAAGGACTTGGACTGGGACTGCCTCGTTTTCCATGACGTGGATCATATCCCAGAAAGTGATCGTAACTATTACGGATGTGGACAGATGCCAAGGCACTTTGCAACTAAGTTGGATAAGTATATGTATCT GCTTCCTTACACGGAGTTCTTTGGCGGAGTGAGCGGCTTGACAGTGGAGCAGTTTCGGAAAATCAATGGCTTTCCTAATGCGTTCTGGGGTTGGGGCGGAGAAGATGACGACCTGTGGAACAG AGTGCAGAATGCAGGCTATTCTGTGAGCCGGCCGGAGGGCGACACGGGGAAGTACAAGTCCATTCCTCACCACCATCGAGGAGAAGTGCAGTTTCTTGGAAG GTATGCTCTGCTGAGGAAGTCCCGAGAACGGCAACCGCTGGACGGCCTCAACAACTTGAACTACTTTGCAAACATCACGTACGACGCCTTGTACAAAAACATTACTGTCAACTTGACACCCGAGCTGGCTCAGGTGAGCGAGTACTGA
- the B4GALT5 gene encoding beta-1,4-galactosyltransferase 5 isoform X3, whose translation MRVRRGLLRLPRRSLLAALFFFSLSSSLLYFVYVAPGIVNTYLFMMQAQGILIRDNMRTIGAQVYEQVVRSAYAKRNSSVNDSDYPLDLNHSETFLQTTTFLPEDFTYFANHTCPERLPSMKGPIDINMSEIGMDYVHELFSKDPTLELGGHWKPSDCMPRWKVAILIPFRNRHEHLPVLLRHLIPMLQRQRLRFAFYVIEQVGTQPFNRAMLFNVGFQEAMKDLDWDCLVFHDVDHIPESDRNYYGCGQMPRHFATKLDKYMYLLPYTEFFGGVSGLTVEQFRKINGFPNAFWGWGGEDDDLWNRVQNAGYSVSRPEGDTGKYKSIPHHHRGEVQFLGRYALLRKSRERQPLDGLNNLNYFANITYDALYKNITVNLTPELAQVSEY comes from the exons TGAACACCTACCTCTTCATGATGCAAGCGCAAGGCATTCTGATCCGGGACAACATGAGAACGATAGGCGCTCAGGTGTATGAGCAGGTGGTTCGCAGTGCCTATGCCAAGAGGAATAGCAGCGTAAATGACTCAG ATTATCCTCTGGACTTGAACCACAGTGAAACCTTCCTACAAACCACAACTTTCCTCCCTGAAGACTTCACCTACTTTGCAAACCATACCTGCCCCGAGAGGCTCCCTTCCATGA AGGGCCCAATAGACATTAACATGAGTGAGATTGGAATGGACTACGTTCATGAACTCTTCTCCAAAGACCCGACCCTCGAGCTCGGGGGCCACTGGAAGCCTTCTGATTGCATGCCTCGGTGGAAG GTGGCGATCCTAATCCCCTTCCGGAACCGCCACGAGCACCTCCCGGTCCTGCTCAGACACCTGATCCCCATGCTTCAGCGCCAGCGCCTACGGTTCGCGTTCTACGTGATCGAGCAG GTGGGCACCCAGCCCTTTAACCGGGCCATGCTTTTCAATGTCGGTTTTCAAGAAGCCATGAAGGACTTGGACTGGGACTGCCTCGTTTTCCATGACGTGGATCATATCCCAGAAAGTGATCGTAACTATTACGGATGTGGACAGATGCCAAGGCACTTTGCAACTAAGTTGGATAAGTATATGTATCT GCTTCCTTACACGGAGTTCTTTGGCGGAGTGAGCGGCTTGACAGTGGAGCAGTTTCGGAAAATCAATGGCTTTCCTAATGCGTTCTGGGGTTGGGGCGGAGAAGATGACGACCTGTGGAACAG AGTGCAGAATGCAGGCTATTCTGTGAGCCGGCCGGAGGGCGACACGGGGAAGTACAAGTCCATTCCTCACCACCATCGAGGAGAAGTGCAGTTTCTTGGAAG GTATGCTCTGCTGAGGAAGTCCCGAGAACGGCAACCGCTGGACGGCCTCAACAACTTGAACTACTTTGCAAACATCACGTACGACGCCTTGTACAAAAACATTACTGTCAACTTGACACCCGAGCTGGCTCAGGTGAGCGAGTACTGA